CACTCCACCGCGTAAAGTAGCTTTTATTATTTGAATAGCATAagaagggaactacaaaacaaaatctcactATACAACACTGTgctgtaaaatgatcaataagtCTCTCGTCTCCGCTGGGTTCTAAGTAACTGACGGGCTGTCCAGATCAGCTGGAAGACGTTGGCTTGTTGGACGAACATGTTCTTTTCTAGCACACCCTGACCCTTAGCTGGCAGGGAGCAGGTATTTTATCAGTCCCTTCAGGATGTTTTGGTTATGTAATCACAAGACAGAAATTCATTCAAATATTTGCACGAGCTCATAACTCCCCCACCCCCCCGTTCCAGGAGGACGAGGCTGAGAAACACCGGTGGCGGTAGAAGTCGTAGTAGACTCACTCTGTGTTTGCAGTAGTGGAAGCTGCTGCCCGGGTCTTGGGCACAGTCCTGGACTCTGACTGCCTCCTGCGGACGACGCTACTGGACTTCCGGGCTGGTCGGCCAACAGGACTCCTAGAACAAAGAGCTAGAGTTgagaactgttttttttttgggggggagaaCAAAAATGGGGGCTTTTACAGAACGCCTGGGCATAAGAGACCCTGTAAGGGCAGGAGAAGATGTTAGGAGGATACAGTCATGACACttactttttgtatttcttcGATGGTGGTACAGCCGGACCGCTGGCTGCCTCTTTACGCTTTGAAACCCTGAAAAGAATCAATTAGGGAGAAAAATATATTGTCAAAGCGAAATTGAAGTGTATCAAAATGTGCCAACAATCATCAGGTAAGAAGAAGGCTTTGTAGAGTTATGAATCGGTAGCACAGTCTGATATAGTGTGTAGCCCCACTGTAGTATGAGAGAAGCCATCACAAGGCCTGTACCTGCGTGGTTGGGCAGGGGGTTGATTAGCGGCCGTCTTTGGTCGGGCACCTGTCCGTGTAGGAGTTCCAGCACCCCAGGAAGTGACGATGTTTGAAGGATGAGCTGTGGAAGTGCTAGGACCTGGAATATTGATCAGTATGGGTTCACGTTAACCACGCGTCTATACACGCGAAGGATCAAGTTCAAGCTTTCCAAACCCGACACCATAAAGCTCACTGGGACACAGGAGACAACTACACGCCAGTCTGAGTGCTTGTTTGTTTACGTGACATATTTGTGATCCTTATACCATCtaactatatacacacacacacacacaacactgactTAATGACTGTGCACCCTTAGTAATTAGCTATAATGCGAAGAAAACTAACCAGAGTCCACGTCCGCCTTGAGTAGAGGGGTTACGATGGCTCTAGGCAGGTTGGCCGCATCACTTCTCTTAAAGGGCTTGTCAAGTCTCGAAGGTGTTTTAAGGTGACTATCTCCTCCCCCAGCCTGTTGTTCTGCAGGTAAGAGACAGTTAAAGATCAAGTAGATGTGGACTCCTTTTACAGATTTGTCATGCTCAGAGGAAGGGCCATGGCCGAAGCGTGTCactgatattttaataaaatgtaaagctCTACAGGTGTCGTTTGCTTTGATGTGTGCCACTTCTTCCTGACCTTTGAACCCTTACGTCACAGGTGTACATTACTGACGCGTTGTCCGGGGGAATAAACAGCAGTGACCCCAGGCTGCGTGCCAGGGGCTCTCTGTGGACCCCTGCATGTTAACAGATCAATCTCTTCCAAACATCTCCATCTCTCATGTAACAGACAAGTAACCAGCTCACGTTCACAGCCAGATCCAACTTACCGAACCAGGTATCCTCGCCCTCGGCATTCTCCAGCTCCTTCAGGTCGACTACTCGGGACGGGGCATCGAACTCGTACAGGTCGGAAGTATCGCCGTCGCTTTCGGCCATTATCTCAGGGTGTGCTGCTCGACAACTCACTGCAACAAGAAGCCACCGAACCCGGTAAAGCTGACGTTAGAAGAAAGGCCCTTGCGGTGAAGTCCGCGTCCAGTTAACCGACAGAGCTAGCGACGTATTTTAGCCCAACTAACGCTAGCTCGGACCTCTGATAGCTGTATTAAGTTAACAGACGAACCGAGCAGCAAAAGCCTCACGAAAGGACATACATTTGACcgattaaaacaaacatttacaacacatttctgttgtaATAAAGTTACTGAATGTCGTATTTTCCTCCTAtgagcaacaaaaaaacaactggcTAGCTAGCGTACATAAGCGCACGTTAGGCAGCGATACATGAATAAAACCATCAGCTAATTCTGTTTAACACATTAAATGTTGCTACATCCATGTGGATCTCTCGCTCAGGAAACTCGGGACTATGAAAACCGGGAACAATTACCGATGTAGCCCTAAAAGAGTCAGATTACTTGAGCCGCTTACCGTCTGCTCCAGCGACACTGGTGAAACTGTGGGCGCCGCGCGAGTCGCAACGTTAGCTTTTAAATTTCCTCCGTTTTGAACCAGCCAATGGCTAACGGCACGGTCATCAGCTCGCCGCTTATTGGCTCACAAGTCAACTTCCTGTCACCTGACCACACGATCGCAACACACTGCACGTAAAATGTGGAAATGGCCAAAACGAATGCGTTGTTTATTAATCAATCAAGGGTTAATAAACCAAAACTAATACTGTAAAAGTACTGTAAAGTAAATGTGTTCAGGAGTCAGAGCAGTTTATAAAGTAGACATTCTGTAAGTTTTCaactcagttcagttttatttatacagcaccaactcataacagaagttatctcattgcacttttcctacagagcaggtctagaccgaactctttataatattaattacagagacccaacaaatccataATAAGTCCTGTATAAATTACATGTGAGGTTAAAGTAAGGGGCCTTCTTTGACATTAAATAGAAAGTGTATAATGTAAGATATTTTGGTAGTTTTACTCTTAATTTTCTAGTCTGCGCTTTAATTTATCCTTAATTTAACGTCAGTTAAAGTATATACTGCCCCAcattacttaaaggtccagtgtgcaggatttagtggcctctagtggtgaagTTGCAGATTGCAACTAGCTGAatcccgctcgcctcgccctccccttccaagcgtgtaggagaaactacggcggccgcgaaacttgcgaaaaacgcaaaaggccctatctagagccagtgtttggtttgtctgttctgggctcctgtagaaacatggcggtccAACATGGCGGttcaacatggcggcctccgtggaaagggacccgctccctctgtagcgGTGAACGGTTCATTCTAAGGTGATGAAAACAcagcgattcttattttcaggtgatcaaacactaatgaaaacatacttataaatattatattccatttctgccgacagctgctcctaaatgttccacactggagcttgaacaagagtctacagccatgctagcggctctgccGGGGTGTACTttggtactttgagctaaatgctaacatcagcatgctaacatgctcacaatgaccaTGCTGaagttaagcaggtataatgtttaccatgttcgccatcttagtttagcgtgttagcatgctaacattagctaattagcagtaaacataaagtacagctgaggctgatgggaatgtcatcagtttaGCAAACCAAAGTGATggataaatacacattttgacctgctggtggcgctagaggaaaagtcaggggatcaccaaagtcagtcggtttcattctctggggaccgtgaatgtttgtacaatagttgttgagatgtttggctaaaacaaagaaataaaaggtGTGTTTTGAGGGGAAGTAAATTGAACAAATCCAACATTACAAAGGGGAAGTAAAATTACGCCCATGtataatgttattttctgcCCTGAGCTCAGACTCCCAGGCAGCTTCCTCCCAGTCTGTGTCAGCCACCTAAAACCTCATCAATTAAACGCTTTACAGACATTTTCGCAGCTCTGGGTCGctcattattaatttttttttagttgaAAAATTGTCAAAAGTGCTAATTTCTTGGTCTGAGTCCAAAACTACTCCCTGTTTGCAATGTATTTACTTTCTGCCATTTCATTTGAGTGTCTGACTTCTAAGTGTTAAATTTCTGCACAATGCAGTGCTGCAAAAACAATGGAATGAAAACGTAGCGTCCAAACAGCAACGCTTTGTCTTTATTAGATATGTAAATCATGCAACTTTaacccaaaaaaacacaaattactgATCGCTACAAGGCACTGAGCGTAAGTGTATGTGTTGCAGGATTCGTTAACAAGGTAGAAATTTCTGACACAACCATGTTGTTTGTGGTCAGGTGGTCAGGAGACTCCATGACCCTGTTACAGCCGGACTCCATGATCCTGCTACAGCCGGACTCCATGATCCTGTTACAGTGAGACTCCATGATCCCGCTACAGCCGGACTCCATGACCCTGCTACAGTGAGACTCCATGACCCTGTTACAGCCGGACTCCATGATCCCGCTACAGCCGGACTCCATGACCCTGCTACAGTGAGACTCCATGACCCTGTTACAGCCGGACTCCATGACCCTGCTACAGCCGGACTCCATGATCCTGCTACAGCCGGACTCCATGATCCTGCTACAGCCGGACTCCATGACCCTGCTACAGTGAGACTCCATGATCCTGTTACAGCCGGACTCCATGACCCTGCTACAGCCGGACTCCATGATCCTGCTACAGCCGGACTCCATGACCCTGCTACAGTGAGACTCCATGACCCTGTTACAGCCGGACTCCATGACCCTGCTACAGCCGGACTCCATGATCCTGCTACAGCCGGACTCCATGACCCTGCTACAGTGAGACTCCATGACCCTGTTACAGCCGGACTCCATGACCCTGCTACAGTGAGACTCCATGATCCTGTTACAGCCGGACTCCATGACCCTGCTACAGCCGGACTCCATGACCCTGCTACAGTGAGACTCCATGATCCTGCTACAGCCGGACTCCATGACCCTGCTACAGTGAGACTCCATGATCCTGTTACAGCCGGACTCCATGATCCTGCTACAGCCGGACTCCATGATCCTGCTACAGCCGGACTCCATGACCCTGCTACAGTGAGACTCCATGATCCTGTTACAGCCGGACTCCATGACCCTGCTACAGCCGGACTCCATGATCCTGCTACAGCCGGACTCCATGACCCTGCTACAGTGAGACTCCATGACCCTGTTACAGCCGGACTCCATGACCCTGCTACAGTGAGACTCCATGATCCTGTTACAGCCGGACTCCATGACCCTGCTACAGCCGGACTCCATGACCCTGCTACAGTGAGACTCCATGACCCTGTTACAGCCGGACTCCATGACCCTGCTACAGTGAGACTCCATGATCCTGTTACAGCCGGACTCCATGACCCTGCTACAGCCGGACTCCATGATCCTGCTACAGCCGGACTCCATGACCCTGCTACAGTGAGACTCCATGACCCTGTTACAGCCGGACTCTATGACCCTGCTACAGCCGGACTCCATGACCCTGCTACAGCCGGACTCCATGACCCTGTTACAGCCGGACTCCATGACCCTGCTACAGCCGGACTCCATGATCCTGCTACAGCCGGACTCCATGACCCTGCTACAGTGAGACTCCATGACCCTGTTACAGCCGGACTCTATGACCCTGCTACAGCCGGACTCCATGACCCTGTTACAGCCGGACTCCATGACCCTGCTACAGCCGGACTCCATGATCCTGCTACAGCCGGACTCCATGACCCTGTTACAGCCGGACTCCATGACCCTGCTACAGCCGGACTCCATGATCCTGCTACAGCCGGACTCCATGATCCTGTTACAGCCGGACTCCATGACCCTGCTACAGCCGGACTCCATGATCCTGCTACAGCCGGACTCCATGACCATGTTACAGCCGGACTCCATGATCCTGTTACAGCCGGACTCCATGATCCTGCTACAGCCGGACTCCATGATCCTGTTGTTTGTTAACAGGCAGGGAGGCTCTAACACAgagatgctattgagttgcattatgggaagtgtaggatccagtttCTTTCAAGCATGACCCATACTGTAAAGGTTAGTCTGAatatctctgctgcttttgaccgttctttttaaaaatctgtctcttgcgAGTCTCCAACTTTGTGCAATTCTGTATTGCTGCTATGCAATGGTATGGCGTTTAAGTAAACCCCTTTACACCTCAGATCTCCGTACAACCATTGGACacatattctttctttctttttctacaaTGGGGTTAAAATTAAGGGAGCATGTCGCTGGTCTTTGACTATAATGATGTTGTTACCTGCTGTTTGAGGGCAGTAATTAATAGAACTACTCATAATCTTTAATATACAATCTTaaatttcaatatttcacaTGCCCTGAAGAAATTCTCATCacattaatttgaattttaacCTGAAGTGTATTCTTCAGGAACATAGTGGTATCTGCCCCTCGTTTTTATCAGTTCACAGAGAACCTGGGAAATAAGGAGGAAGCTGTAAAGCAACATGGGCAGCCTTGTTTCATACATCTGGCAGCACAATGACTGAGAGCGAGTCCTCCCTGGGAGGCTTCACCCGGGGCAAAATGGAGCTCTCAACGCCTTAATCTAGGGTAAAACAGGACGGGCGATATGTGCTGTGCTGGTTGGCTAAGATACTCGTCACTCATGATTTGGCCGCGTCCCATTGGCTGAAAGTACGCAATGTGGGCGGGCGTAATCTTCGTGGCTTCGTCGGGGGCGGGGCTGTTAGGTCCGACAGGAAAACTAAAGAAAGGCGAGTATCGCTAATTAAACGGTAAAATTACGTTTAAGTGACGACTCAGAATATATCTCTGCTTAGTTGCTTTGTGTGTCGGGGTAGCTGCTAGAATAAAGCAATATATTGCGGTCTCAAAATGTTATGTGTCCAGCTTGACAAGAGGCCGGAAAAACTAAGCAAAGTTAGCAAGCTAATGGTTAGCTTCCTTAGATGGAATGGAAACTGCTGCTAGCTTGAAGTTAGCCGATACTCCACAGATTCAGTggctaaaaaaaacagttttaatgtAAACTAAGGTAACATTAGGATGGCAAGTTATCTGTTACGTGAAGCAAAGCACCAGAGGTTAAGTTGACAGATACAACAGCCCTTTAATAGCAGTGAGGAAGTGAAGTTTCAACGTAAACTTGCCACATTTTCCAGATACGCCAGTTAGCCAAAGAGCTCCAACTGTGTACGAGTGTCATTACAACTATAACCTTTGCCAACGGTGTGTAGCGTTAACGCAGGTAAATCTCTAATAGTTCATATAGGTGGTTACAGAAAGACCGGCTGAATATAATCTGAATGATTAATAATGAATTAGCAGGAGACCCATCCACTGAAAATCTAAATTTGGGTTGAATGACTTTTATTTAGGCACAATTTTGAAGCTCCAGTGAAGAAATATGTTCTGAGATGACCTGTTTTGGATTAAAAATGGCgacgtattattattattattattattattatttatcaacaTATTGTTAACATCCAGTGAACGTTGCTGTAATTTATATCCAAGATATCCTGTTGATAAAATGAATAAGAATGAGTCTGTCAATTATCAGGTTATATTGTGATTTATTGTCATGTGTTGACTGAAATGACTATTGGCGACCACCTAAACTAAGCATTCAGGCCGACACAGAAGGTGGGTGGCTGTGATTTGGCTGGTGCGTGTAGTTTGTAGTGGGACTTGGTCGGTGGTGATGTACCCGGTTAGTAAAGGCATGACTCTGGGGAacgtatctgtgtgtatgttgttttatgccagaatcaaatttaaaaagtcAGCGTCGgtcgatccaccactttggtctagagtgaaatatcttgacaaataTCTGGTGGACGGCCATGACGAAAGCCAGATATTACAAATTTCAAATACTTGCAAGCaaacattcctggtagattacgtCTGTGACGAGAACAGTGTAAACCTACAAACTCACGGATCCATAACTCAAACCTGGATCCTGTTTCATCATCTCGCTGGTCACTTTATCAACGCAGCTTTTGGTCTGAATTCCCAGTTAGACTTGCGGCAGGATACAGTGAGTTACGTTACCTGACACGACAGGAAACAGCAACACCACTGTTGCCTAACAGCAGAGCGTGGAGTTTGCATTGATTGGTTTCTTAacttttctaaaaataaattgtgatgAAACGTTGCAGCTGTACTGAGCAAGGTTTTAGGAGCATCGTGTGATTAGCGAGCATGTGTTCACCGTGCTGTCGGCCGTGCGTAGAACATTCTTTATTCATTGCACACACTGAATGCGTCCCAGCACTTCCTGTTGAGCCTTTCCAGATTTCGTTATATTCAACACTtatagattagattcaactttattgtcattacacatgtgcgagtacaaggcaacaaaatgcagtttatgtccaaccagaagtgcaataagcaggATGTGAAGTGTGTGCAGGacagagcagtattatgaaagtattttacaagtggtgctatggacattatatacagatggcattatgttttgttatgtttcaTTATGTTTCTCATGACAAAACTGTCCATAATGTTTCTCCTAAATCGCTTCACTCTGCTTAAAAGCGTGTCATTAAAACCTCCCACCTGCCTGAACTTGCCTGTAAACAACCCTGATCTCGTACGCTGGTAAATGCcttcactgtgttttcattctttcagATGGCTGCAATCAGAAAGAAACTAGTGATAGTTGGTGATGGAGCCTGTGGCAAGACCTGTCTCCTCATAGTGTTCAGCAAGGACCAGTTCCCTGAGGTGTACGTGCCCACAGTGTTTGAAAACTATGTGGCAGATATTGAGGTGGATGGTAAACAGGTAAGCTAGCTGTTATAATGACAAATGTCAAttctatgtgttttttttggaTATCCATTAACGTAGCACTGAGTGTGTAGTCTATACTGGATTTTCTGAGGCCGATACTGATACTAATCAGATAATGACATATCTATCATGTACAatataattaaacaaacaacactgaTACGATCCCTCAGATTAGGTTTAT
This sequence is a window from Siniperca chuatsi isolate FFG_IHB_CAS linkage group LG10, ASM2008510v1, whole genome shotgun sequence. Protein-coding genes within it:
- the LOC122882497 gene encoding uncharacterized protein LOC122882497, which codes for MESGCSRIMESGCNRIMESGCNMVMESGCSRIMESGCSRVMESGCNRIMESGCSRIMESGCSRVMESGCNRVMESGCSRIMESGCSRVMESGCNRVMESGCSRVIESGCNRVMESHCSRVMESGCSRIMESGCSRVMESGCNRVMESGCSRVMESGCSRVIESGCNRVMESHCSRVMESGCSRIMESGCSRVMESGCNRIMESHCSRVMESGCNRVMESHCSRVMESGCSRVMESGCNRIMESHCSRVMESGCNRVMESHCSRVMESGCSRIMESGCSRVMESGCNRIMESHCSRVMESGCSRIMESGCSRIMESGCNRIMESHCSRVMESGCSRIMESHCSRVMESGCSRVMESGCNRIMESHCSRVMESGCNRVMESHCSRVMESGCSRIMESGCSRVMESGCNRVMESHCSRVMESGCSRIMESGCSRVMESGCNRIMESHCSRVMESGCSRIMESGCSRIMESGCSRVMESGCNRVMESHCSRVMESGCSGIMESGCNRVMESHCSRVMESGCSGIMESHCNRIMESGCSRIMESGCNRVMESPDHLTTNNMVVSEISTLLTNPATHTLTLSAL